The Kluyveromyces lactis strain NRRL Y-1140 chromosome B complete sequence genome contains a region encoding:
- the RAD16 gene encoding DNA repair protein RAD16 (highly similar to uniprot|P31244 Saccharomyces cerevisiae YBR114W RAD16 Protein that recognizes and binds damaged DNA in an ATP-dependent manner (with Rad7p) during nucleotide excision repair subunit of Nucleotide Excision Repair Factor 4 (NEF4) member of the SWI/SNF family): MEEGGFIRRTRQSGNRTRTAKKNVVYIESSSGESEDEPLVKKEIKSNKGNAKANDKGKCKTKGTTKANRNLDSDLEYDDSLVLLSDQTDRSGDESSDELKREQVVELISSSDDDEPLQNGPQKKKRKANGRAGGATATKKKPTKPKISPFERNTAKLYAHHSELIDVFKKLQESPIRQVERAPQPDGMAIRLLPFQLEGLHWLQQQEESDYNGGVLADEMGMGKTIQTIALLMSDITRKPSLVVAPTVALMQWKNEIEQHTNKKLSVYMYHGANRTNNLGDFKDVDVILTTYAVLESVYRKQVYGFKRKAGTVKEKSLLHSINFYRVILDEAHNIKDRTSNTAKAVNSLQTKKRWCLSGTPLQNRIGEMYSLIRFLNIEPFTRYYCKQCSCSSENWRFSDYLHCDDCGHVGMQHTNFFNHFMLKNVQKHGIEGPGLQSFQNIQTLLARIMLRRTKVERADDLGLPPRIVTVRKDYFNEEEKDLYQSLYSDIKRKYNSYVEEGVVLNNYANIFTLITRMRQMADHPDLVLKRLKGNNDNNPGVIICQLCDDEAEEPIESKCHHRFCRLCINEYIDSFMADEKKLTCPVCHIGLSIDLQQQALEVDEELFKKQSIVSRLKMGGKWRSSTKIEALVEELYNLRSDKRTIKSIVFSQFTSMLDLVEWRLKRAGFQTVKLQGSMTPTQRDQTIKYFMENIHCEVFLVSLKAGGVALNLCEASQVFILDPWWNPSVEWQSGDRVHRIGQFRPVKITRFCIEDSIESRIIELQEKKASMIHATINQDEAAINRLTPADLQFLFNN, encoded by the coding sequence ATGGAGGAAGGTGGGTTCATCAGAAGGACAAGGCAGAGCGGGAACCGGACTCGAACTGCCAAGAAGAATGTCGTATACATTGAATCAAGTTCAGGTGAGTCCGAGGATGAGCCATTagtaaagaaagaaattaagAGCAATAAGGGTAACGCAAAAGCCAATGACAAGGGCAAGTGCAAAACCAAGGGCACAACTAAGGCAAACCGAAATTTGGATTCGGATTTAGAGTATGATGATTCTTTGGTTCTCTTATCGGATCAGACGGACAGATCTGGTGATGAATCAAGTGATGAGCTCAAACGTGAACAGGTAGTCGAACTGATATCctcttctgatgatgatgaaccTCTGCAAAATGGACcgcaaaagaagaagagaaaggcTAATGGTAGGGCTGGTGGTGCCACTGCTACTAAGAAGAAGCCGACAAAACCCAAGATCTCTCCTTTCGAAAGAAACACAGCAAAGTTGTATGCTCATCATTCAGAACTTATCGATGTGTTCAAAAAATTACAGGAATCGCCGATACGGCAGGTGGAAAGAGCTCCTCAGCCTGATGGTATGGCCATTAGATTATTACCTTTTCAGTTGGAAGGTTTGCACTGGttgcaacaacaagaagaatcgGATTATAATGGTGGTGTGCTTGCTGATGAGATGGGTATGGGTAAAACCATACAAACGATAGCTTTGCTGATGAGCGATATCACAAGGAAACCATCTCTTGTCGTGGCACCAACAGTGGCGTTAATGCAGTggaaaaatgaaatcgaACAACAcacaaacaagaaattatcCGTATACATGTACCATGGAGCTAATAGAACGAACAATCTAGGTGATTTCAAAGACGTTGACGTTATCTTGACCACTTACGCTGTTTTGGAATCCGTCTATAGAAAACAAGTTTATGGTTTTAAAAGAAAGGCTGGAACagtaaaagaaaagagtttATTACATTCTATCAACTTTTACCGAGTAATTTTAGATGAAGCTCATAATATCAAGGATAGAACAAGTAACACTGCCAAAGCTGTTAACTCCCTCCAGACGAAAAAAAGATGGTGTTTGTCTGGTACACCTTTGCAGAATAGAATCGGTGAAATGTACTCTTTGATTAGATTCTTAAACATTGAACCATTCACGAGGTACTATTGCAAGCaatgttcttgttcatctGAAAATTGGCGTTTCTCAGATTATTTACATTGTGATGACTGTGGTCATGTTGGTATGCAGCAcacaaatttcttcaatcaTTTCATGTTGAAAAACGTTCAAAAACATGGCATTGAAGGACCGGGTCTACaatctttccaaaatattcagACCTTATTGGCTAGGATCATGTTGAGGAGAACCAAGGTGGAAAGAGCGGACGACCTTGGATTGCCACCAAGAATCGTTACTGTTAGAAAGGATTACTTCAACGAAGAGGAGAAGGATCTCTATCAAAGTTTATACTCGGACATCAAAAGGAAGTATAACTCTTATGTTGAGGAAGGTGTGGTTTTGAATAATTATGCTAATATCTTTACCTTAATCACTAGAATGAGACAGATGGCGGACCATCCTGATCTAGTATTGAAAAGGCTCAAGGgaaataatgataataacCCCGGTGTTATTATCTGTCAGTTATGTGAtgatgaagctgaagaacCAATTGAATCCAAATGCCATCATAGGTTTTGTCGCCTCTGCATCAACGAATATATTGATTCTTTCATGGcagatgaaaaaaaactaaCATGTCCGGTATGTCACATTGGACTCAGTATCGATTTACAACAACAAGCtcttgaagttgatgaagaactaTTCAAAAAGCAAAGTATTGTCAGTCGGTTAAAAATGGGAGGTAAATGGAGGTCCTCCACTAAGATTGAGGCTTTGGTTGAGGAGTTATACAACTTGAGAAGTGACAAGCGCACGATCAAGTCGATTGTCTTTTCCCAATTCACATCAATGTTAGATCTTGTTGAATGGAGATTAAAACGTGCAGGTTTCCAAACAGTTAAATTGCAAGGCAGTATGACTCCCACTCAAAGAGATCAAACAATTAAATATTTTATGGAGAATATCCATTGTGAGGTTTTCTTAGTTAGTTTGAAAGCTGGTGGTGTGGCTCTTAACTTATGTGAAGCTTCGCAGGTGTTCATCTTAGACCCATGGTGGAACCCCAGTGTTGAATGGCAGAGTGGTGATAGAGTCCATAGAATTGGTCAATTCCGGCCAGTGAAAATTACAAGATTCTGTATTGAAGATAGCATAGAGTCCAGAATTATCgaacttcaagaaaagaaggctAGCATGATTCATGCAACAATCAATCAGGACGAGGCGGCAATTAATAGATTGACTCCGGCAGATTTGCAGtttttattcaacaattga
- the MED1 gene encoding Med1p (similar to uniprot|Q12321 Saccharomyces cerevisiae YPR070W MED1 transcriptional regulator), with translation MSDAFVELLDEMIERLLNYKPGSRTLPNVIKLCQTLGLESFVDQVDSTKSRLSIASNIVVIDIDYENEMETILDVKLVLASNFDKFNYFNEKGENILLTSLSDVQDLKAFHHNLNFLVFLDSFSNIDIESGHTSLDLFKYYTDLPKMLQDYISDQHLPFTVKMNENSTFGVSIYDAQGQTKIMTVDLEKAPNSDRSFYEYVYDSKLKDWLNESSDASTQGINLVFKFEELVAFPETWLTTEIQMNETPKKFELPQQSHLKHTVKLQNELTSDLLLMDSFRISNEDIALLPDFLKWYNWHKIVLQEVLKLIIHDNVTSSISTSNSGSVQPKPRRKSSVLSNRRPSMTDSMMLRDSGIPEFTLKEILDQPVISDTEDDDQMDVDKEKQIPIVLNEEYIYIGKAQTCSYNDNDEQAWKAFIDYLKSKLI, from the coding sequence ATGTCTGATGCATTTGTGGAATTGCTAGATGAAATGATTGAAAGGCTTTTGAATTATAAACCAGGAAGTCGGACTCTACCCAATGTTATCAAGCTGTGCCAAACATTAGGATTAGAATCATTTGTGGATCAAGTGGATAGTACCAAGTCAAGGTTATCAATTGCATCTAACATTGTGgtcattgatattgattATGAGAATGAGATGGAGACCATTTTAGATGTTAAATTGGTCTTAGCGTCAAACTTCGATAAATTCAACTACTTTAACGAAAAGGGTGAAAATATACTATTGACATCACTTTCTGACGTCCAAGATTTGAAGGCTTTCCATCATAACTTgaattttttggttttcttgGATTCTTTCTCCAACATCGACATCGAATCTGGCCACACGAGTCTTGATTTATTTAAATACTATACTGATCTGCCTAAGATGTTACAAGACTATATTAGTGATCAGCATTTGCCATTTACAGTGAAGATGAATGAAAATTCCACGTTTGGAGTATCAATATATGATGCCCAGGGTCAAACTAAGATTATGACTGtggatttggaaaaagctCCTAATTCGGATAGATCTTTTTATGAATATGTGTATGACTCTAAACTAAAAGACTGGCTTAACGAATCATCTGATGCATCTACGCAAGGAATTAATCTCgtattcaaatttgaagaactaGTAGCGTTCCCAGAAACGTGGCTTACCACCGAGATACAGATGAATGAAACTCCAAAAAAGTTTGAACTACCACAACAATCGCATTTGAAACATACAGTTAAACTACAGAATGAACTCACATCAGATCTGTTACTTATGGATTCGTTTAGGATATCCAATGAAGATATAGCATTGTTGCCAGATTTTTTGAAGTGGTACAATTGGCATAAAATAGTTCTCCAAGAAGTTTTAAAATTAATTATTCATGACAACGTTACCAGTAGCATCTCGACCTCGAACTCTGGAAGTGTACAACCAAAACCAAGAAGAAAGTCCAGCGTGCTAAGTAATAGGAGGCCAAGTATGACAGATTCCATGATGTTGAGAGATTCTGGTATACCGGAATTCACTTTGAAGGAGATCTTAGATCAGCCTGTAATATCAGACACCGAAGATGATGATCAAATGGACGTcgacaaagaaaaacagaTTCCTATTGTTCTGAACGaggaatatatatatataggAAAAGCCCAGACTTGTTCATATAACgataatgatgaacaagCATGGAAAGCCTTTATAGACTACTTGAAATCTAAGCTTATATAA
- the CYC8 gene encoding transcription regulator CYC8 (highly similar to uniprot|P14922 Saccharomyces cerevisiae YBR112C CYC8 General transcriptional co-repressor acts together with Tup1p also acts as part of a transcriptional co-activator complex that recruits the SWI/SNF and SAGA complexes to promoters): MLNAISGPAMAVSLQQQQQQQQQQQQQQQQHGLLGHQHQQGMLQGLPHTMNGAVAASQLAMQQPGQASEYGNEQVPGQSQLPIEVRPQDLLPVKQPLKPLDPLSQSTAETWLSIASLAETLGDADLAAMAYDATLQHNPSSTNALTSLAHLYRSRDMFQRAAELYQRALSANPELGDIWATLGHCYLMLDELQNAYAAYQQALYHLSNPNIPKLWHGIGILYDRYGSLDYAEEAFAKVLELDPQFEKANEIYFRLGIIYKHQGKWNQALECFRYILPQPPAPLQEWDVWFQLGSVLESMGEWQGARDAYEHIISQNDRHAKVLQQLGCLYGMNNVSFYDPQKALNLLLKSLEIDSTDATSWYHLGRIHMIRNDYTSAYDAFQQAVNRDSRNPTFWCSIGVLYYQIAQYRDALDAYTRAIRLNPYISEVWYDLGTLYETCNNQVNDALDAYKQAARLDPNNVHIRERLDALTAQIMNQHQSGEQQQQQQQQQQQQQQQQQQQQQQQQQQQQQQKIEYNQQPALPLPSQLQQPQQPNQQPQQPVMLQPMLQNNTQMFNPLNDKQQNGQEQQYAVQQFQQQQPIQHTNMPPVLQRVDQQHPQVVQLLHQQQQQDHEHPQQYQQSLQTQQQLPPPQTQQVQQGQQGQQGQQGQQGYQNGQEQSLQNTTQASQVTQAQQIPPPPQVQQTIPQKRPLEGGMDTLFNAISQQEQEQQKQKEAEQQQTTAPQVTTPQVTNTVHSTPSEPKVEPNDNNLGIVNDTNSTIAPATQNADTTTIVPAEGKQESVQVTEAEGQQPQESQAPAGEPEAPTSEANVVENTSATENHNGAEPAVAKPEITEQHAIDTPAANNLLKDGFSDSQQKINGAQNKDASSETVVEPVTKKQKLDTEETVIKPSADAIESIKEQEKIRQEEENETLEKVEKSAESIPKEKVVRQVEEDDDYDD, from the coding sequence ATGCTGAACGCAATTTCAGGTCCAGCAATGGCAGTCTCGttacaacaacagcaacagcaacaacaacaacagcaacagcagcaacagcaacatGGATTATTGGGACACCAACATCAGCAGGGCATGTTGCAAGGGTTACCACATACCATGAATGGTGCGGTTGCTGCTTCTCAATTAGCAATGCAACAACCAGGCCAAGCGTCAGAATATGGCAATGAACAGGTACCAGGACAAAGTCAGTTGCCGATAGAGGTACGTCCTCAGGATTTGTTGCCGGTTAAACAGCCTTTGAAGCCTCTAGATCCGTTGTCTCAGTCCACAGCAGAGACCTGGCTGTCCATTGCATCTCTGGCAGAGACTTTGGGCGATGCTGATCTGGCTGCAATGGCATATGATGCGACTTTACAACATAACCCATCGTCGACAAACGCATTGACATCGTTAGCTCATCTATATAGGTCTCGTGATATGTTCCAAAGAGCTGCAGAGCTTTACCAAAGAGCTCTTTCTGCGAACCCAGAGCTGGGCGATATATGGGCTACTCTTGGCCATTGTTATCTAATGCTTGATGAATTACAAAACGCATATGCAGCTTATCAACAAGCCCTTTATCATCTATCAAACCCAAACATACCGAAACTATGGCATGGAATAGGTATTCTATACGACCGTTATGGATCTTTGGATTACGCAGAGGAAGCATTTGCCAAGGTTTTGGAACTTGACCCACAATTCGAAAAGGCAAATGAAATTTATTTCAGGTTGGGTATCATTTACAAACATCAGGGGAAATGGAATCAAGCCTTGGAATGCTTCCGTTATATCCTGCCTCAACCTCCTGCTCCGTTACAAGAATGGGATGTCTGGTTCCAATTGGGTAGTGTTTTAGAGTCAATGGGTGAATGGCAGGGAGCTAGGGACGCGTATGAACATATCATATCACAGAACGACCGCCATGCAAAAGTCTTACAACAGCTCGGTTGCCTATACGGTATGAATAATGTATCATTTTATGACCCACAGAAGGCTCTAAATTTACTTCTCaaatctttggaaatcGATTCTACTGATGCTACTTCGTGGTACCATTTGGGTAGAATTCATATGATCAGAAATGATTACACCTCTGCATATGATGCCTTCCAACAAGCCGTTAACCGCGACTCAAGAAACCCAACATTCTGGTGTTCCATAGGTGTATTATACTACCAGATTGCTCAATATCGTGACGCCCTAGACGCTTACACCAGAGCAATCAGATTGAATCCTTATATCAGTGAAGTGTGGTACGATTTAGGTACTCTATATGAAACTTGCAACAATCAGGTCAATGATGCATTGGATGCATACAAACAGGCTGCAAGGTTGGACCCTAACAACGTTCATATTAGGGAAAGGTTAGACGCCCTCACTGCTCAAATAATGAATCAACACCAATCGGGCgaacagcaacaacagcaacaacagcaacagcaacaacagcaacaacagcaacaacagcaacagcaacagcaacagcaacagcagcaacaacagaagATTGAATACAATCAGCAGCCTGCTCTTCCTTTACCATCTCAATTACAGCAACCCCAACAACCAAACCAACAGCCACAACAACCAGTGATGTTACAACCAATGCTGCAAAACAACACACAAATGTTCAATCCTCTGAATGACAAGCAACAAAATGGCCAGGAGCAACAATATGCTGTCCAACAGTtccaacaacagcaacctATTCAGCACACTAATATGCCACCggttcttcaaagagttgaTCAGCAGCATCCACAAGTTGTGCAGCTACTgcatcaacagcaacaacaagacCACGAACATCCACAACAATATCAGCAATCCCTGCAAACTCAACAACAACTACCACCACCACAAACCCAGCAGGTGCAACAAGGACAGCAAGGACAGCAAGGGCAGCAAGGACAGCAAGGATACCAAAATGGACAGGAACAATCGCTTCAAAATACCACACAAGCCTCCCAGGTCACACAAGCTCAACAAATCCCTCCGCCACCCCAAGTGCAACAAACCATTCCTCAAAAGAGACCTTTGGAGGGGGGAATGGATACATTGTTCAACGCTATCTCACAACAAGAGCAGGAGCAACAGAAGCAAAAGGAGGCGGAACAGCAGCAAACGACAGCACCACAAGTCACGACACCCCAAGTTACGAACACCGTACATAGTACACCTTCCGAGCCAAAAGTCGAACCTAATGATAACAACCTTGGCATCGTCAACGATACAAACAGCACCATTGCACCAGCTACGCAAAATGCTGACACAACTACCATCGTACCAGCAGAAGGAAAGCAAGAGTCTGTACAAGTTACTGAGGCTGAGGGACAGCAACCACAAGAATCTCAGGCACCTGCTGGTGAACCTGAAGCACCAACCTCAGAAGCTAacgttgttgaaaacaCAAGTGCCACCGAGAATCATAATGGAGCAGAACCTGCAGTAGCTAAACCTGAGATAACGGAGCAACACGCCATTGACACTCCTGCTGCAAATAACCTACTCAAAGATGGCTTCTCTGACAGTCAACAAAAGATTAATGGAGCCCAGAATAAAGATGCCTCCTCTGAAACTGTCGTTGAGCCTGTTAcgaagaaacaaaaactgGATACGGAAGAAACCGTAATCAAGCCAAGTGCTGATGCAATTGAAAGCATAAAGGAGCAGGAGAAGATTCGCCAAGAGGAGGAGAATGAAACTCTGGAAAAAGTCGAAAAGAGTGCGGAATCCAttccaaaggaaaaagTTGTGAGACAAGTcgaagaagacgatgatTATGACGattga
- the SPE3 gene encoding spermidine synthase (highly similar to uniprot|Q12074 Saccharomyces cerevisiae YPR069C SPE3 biosynthesis of spermidine putrescine aminopropyltransferase (spermidine synthase)), which yields MSELTHPTIVDGWFREISDTMWPGQAMTLRVEKILHHEKSKYQDVLVFKSTDYGNVLVLDNAIQVTERDEFSYQEMIAHLALNSHPNPKKVLVIGGGDGGVLREIVKHDSVQEAWLCDIDEAVIRVSKEYLPEMAKSYSHPKVKTHIGDGFQFLRDYQNTFDVIITDSSDPEGPAASLFQQSYFELLNGALTEKGVISTQAESMWIHLPIIKELKKACKEVFPTVGYAYTTIPTYPTGQIGFMVCSKDANVDVTKPLRSISEEEEEAKYRYYNKKVHEASFVLPTWVAKELDL from the coding sequence ATGTCAGAATTAACACATCCTACGATTGTTGACGGATGGTTCAGAGAAATCTCTGATACCATGTGGCCAGGTCAAGCCATGACTTTGCGTGTGGAAAAGATCTTACACCATGAAAAATCTAAGTACCAAGACgttttggttttcaagTCTACTGATTATGGTAAcgttttggttttggatAACGCTATTCAAGTCACCGAGCGTGATGAGTTCTCATACCAGGAGATGATTGCCCATTTGGCATTAAACTCTCACCCAAACCCAAAGAAGGTTTTGGTTATCGGTGGTGGCGATGGCGGTGTCTTGAGAGAAATTGTCAAGCATGATTCCGTCCAAGAAGCTTGGTTATGTGACATTGACGAAGCTGTTATCAGAGTTTCCAAGGAGTACTTACCAGAGATGGCGAAGTCTTATTCCCATCCTAAGGTCAAGACTCATATCGGTGATGGATTCCAATTCTTGAGAGACTACCAAAACACTTTTGACGTTATCATCACTGACTCATCTGACCCGGAAGGTCCAGCCGCCTCTTTGTTCCAACAATCTTACTTCGAATTGTTGAACGGTGCCTTGACTGAGAAAGGTGTCATTTCCACTCAAGCTGAAAGTATGTGGATCCACTTGCCAATCATCaaggaattgaagaaggctTGTAAGGAGGTCTTCCCAACTGTTGGTTATGCCTACACCACCATTCCAACTTATCCAACCGGTCAAATTGGTTTTATGGTGTGCTCTAAGGATGCCAATGTGGATGTCACTAAACCGTTGAGATCAATctcagaagaagaagaagaagccAAGTACCGTTACTACAACAAGAAAGTGCACGAAGCCTCTTTCGTACTACCTACTTGGGTCGCTAAAGAATTGGACCTGTGA
- the SUS1 gene encoding Sus1p (similar to uniprot|Q6WNK7 Saccharomyces cerevisiae YBR111W-A SUS1 Protein involved in mRNA export coupled transcription activation component of the SAGA histone acetylase complex) — MKYFNGLFSIFFFLLLTNYLNFNSRISNQLNQMLLDDGWIDKVKQLTREEMERSDSTNFVDILNKVEPQALNMVNDKTRTEILQTIKEFLNDIVEV, encoded by the coding sequence ATGAAATACTTCAATGGGTTATTCtcaatctttttttttcttttactGACAAACTATTTAAACTTTAACTCAAGGATATCGAATCAACTAAACCAGATGTTATTGGACGATGGGTGGATCGACAAAGTAAAACAACTAACGAGAGAAGAGATGGAAAGAAGTGACAGTACAAATTTCGTGGATATTTTAAATAAAGTCGAGCCCCAGGCTCTTAATATGGTAAATGACAAAACGAGAACTGAGATACTACAGACGATAAAAGAGTTTCTAAATGACATAGTAGAGGTCTAA
- the HOS1 gene encoding histone deacetylase (similar to uniprot|Q12214 Saccharomyces cerevisiae YPR068C HOS1 Putative class I histone deacetylase (HDAC) with sequence similarity to Hda1p, Rpd3p, Hos2p, and Hos3p; deletion results in increased histone acetylation at rDNA repeats; interacts with the Tup1p-Ssn6p complex) — MKFIISTSSLQCQIADILPCNNGKKAQLIFALIRAYGLLDYFDHVNDATVATIKDMTKFHTLDYVKHLLTEEFTYNSTEYIEKEDQVLRLAEVARKFYQDSDVEDDNQVLWFDNEYELFRYFKEEFNNANSEIDDVSKLDDKDFTKYGLQHDCPKFPFLSMYLQVIVGGTLSLLQHIDHQTPSIAINWDGGRHHALKHYASGFCYVNDIVLLIQSLRRKGWKRVTYIDFDLHYGDGVAKAFRFSENVQTISVHLYEPGFFPGTGSLEETRNSKQMVNLPVLHGMDDKYLLELISSVITPLIETFNAECIVIQCGSDGLSGDKYNEWQLSIRGLTHAIISIMDMFRDKQVFLLGGGGYNELLVSRFYTYLTSKVLELYGNNISSSIPEDDSEVLLRDHEFIELYKDENYRYWSYDNDGEQKTSLQNDNKKLHIEELKQFYHL, encoded by the coding sequence ATGAAGTTTATCATCAGTACATCTTCATTACAATGTCAAATTGCCGATATTCTGCCTTGCAATAACGGCAAAAAAGCTCAATTGATTTTTGCATTGATTCGTGCGTATGGTTTACTAGATTATTTTGATCATGTCAATGATGCTACGGTTGCAACAATAAAAGATATGACGAAGTTCCACACATTAGATTACGTGAAGCATCTATTGACAGAAGAATTTACTTACAATTCCACTGAATatattgagaaagaagaccAAGTACTTCGACTGGCTGAAGTTGCAAGGAAATTTTACCAAGACTCGGATGTTGAGGATGACAACCAGGTCTTGTGGTTCGATAATGAATATGAGCTGTTCCggtatttcaaagaagaattcaaCAACGCTAATAGTGAAATCGACGATGTTTCGAAGTTAGACGATAAGGATTTTACTAAGTACGGATTACAACATGATTGTCCTAAATTTCcgtttctttcaatgtATCTTCAAGTAATAGTGGGTGGAACCCTCTCTTTATTACAACATATCGACCATCAGACACCATCAATTGCGATTAATTGGGATGGTGGAAGGCACCATGCGCTCAAACATTATGCTAGTGGATTCTGCTACGTAAATGACATCGTATTGTTAATTCAAAGTCTAAGACGTAAAGGTTGGAAGAGAGTAACATAcattgattttgatcttcattATGGTGATGGTGTCGCAAAAGCATTCAGATTCTCTGAGAACGTACAAACTATTTCTGTTCATTTATATGAACCGGGATTTTTCCCTGGAACCGgttctttggaagaaactAGAAACTCTAAACAGATGGTCAATTTACCGGTATTGCACGGCATGGATGATAAGTATTTGCTCGAGCTAATTTCAAGTGTCATCACTCCATTGATTGAGACATTTAATGCTGAGTGTATAGTTATCCAATGTGGATCAGATGGGTTAAGTGGTGATAAATACAACGAATGGCAGCTTTCAATCCGTGGACTGACGCACGCCATAATTTCGATCATGGATATGTTCAGGGACAAACAAGTATTTCTCCTGGGTGGTGGAGGGTACAACGAATTGCTTGTTTCAAGGTTTTACACATATCTAACATCCAAAGTCTTAGAACTTTACGGAAacaatatttcttcttctattcCAGAAGACGATAGTGAAGTTTTATTACGAGATCATGAATTCATTGAGCTATACAAGGATGAGAATTATAGATATTGGTCCTACGACAATGACGGAGAACAAAAAACGAGTCTGCAAAATGACAATAAGAAACTCCACATTGAAGAGCTGAAGCAATTTTATCACTTATGA
- the YSA1 gene encoding ADP-ribose diphosphatase (similar to uniprot|Q01976 Saccharomyces cerevisiae YBR111C), with protein MNRFKVVRAIIRSIHMSKNKPELAKLLSSKPVSDTSDCKWIGLRKLTYQDPNGKVREWDSAVRLTRSEGGVDGVGILAILRYSDKPDEILLQKQFRPPVEGVCIEMPAGLIDGGESIETAALRELKEETGYVGKILHATPIIFNDPGFTNTNLSLVTAIVDMSLPENQNPVSELEENEFIECFTVPLASMADEMAKLAEQGYKLDARVQNVAQGIKLAQDLKL; from the coding sequence ATGAACAGATTCAAAGTCGTCAGAGCCATTATCAGATCCATACACATGTCTAAGAATAAGCCAGAACTAGCCAAGTTACTTTCTTCCAAACCTGTCAGCGATACAAGCGATTGTAAATGGATCGGTTTGAGAAAACTGACTTACCAGGACCCTAACGGTAAAGTTAGAGAATGGGATAGTGCAGTGCGATTGACAAGGAGCGAAGGTGGCGTCGATGGAGTTGGGATATTAGCTATTTTGAGATATTCTGACAAGCCGGATGAGATTCTTTTGCAAAAGCAATTCAGACCACCGGTGGAAGGTGTATGTATTGAAATGCCAGCTGGTTTAATCGACGGCGGAGAGAGCATTGAAACAGCAGCATTGcgagaattgaaagaagagactGGATACGTTGGTAAAATCCTACATGCAACCCCTATTATTTTCAACGACCCAGGATTCACTAATACGAATCTATCTTTGGTGACAGCAATCGTTGATATGTCGTTACCAGAGAACCAAAATCCAGTTTCAGAACTGGAAGAGAATGAATTCATCGAGTGTTTCACAGTTCCTCTGGCATCGATGGCCGATGAGATGGCCAAGCTAGCTGAACAGGGGTACAAGTTAGATGCTAGGGTTCAAAATGTTGCCCAGGGTATCAAACTTGCTCaggatttgaaattatga